A region of the Apium graveolens cultivar Ventura chromosome 6, ASM990537v1, whole genome shotgun sequence genome:
TGGATCGTCTCACGTGGATGTATAAAATACCACGGGTCTCGCATGCCTATGTTAATGGTGTTAATGAGTTCATTGCATGTGCGGTAGAAAATCTAAAAAAGAAACAGATCGAACATGGAAAAGAAGACAGGATCACATGTCCATGTCGTGATTGTTATAATATGAAAAACTATCCTAATATTGACACTGTTCGTGAGCATTTATTTCGCCGTGGTTTCATGGAAGATTATACTAAGTGGATTTGGCATGGGGAGGGAATACACACTAGCAAGACTGAGACTTCTAGCAAAATTTATGAAAGTTATGGAGACAGTATGCCTCGTAATGAAGAAGATGATGCTGAAAATGATAGGGTTAAAGAGATGATGCAAGATGTTGAAGAAATCCTAGTGCACCAACCAGAAGTTCTGGAGAACTTGGTTGATGATTCTAAAAAACCTCTCTATCATGGGTGCAATGTTCAATTTACTAGGTTATCAACAACCTTGAAGTTGTGTAAACTCAAAGTAAAAAATGGTTGGAGTGACAAGAGTTTCACTAAAATGCTCAAACTTTTAGCAGAAATGCTTCCTGCAAAAAATGAGCTTCTTACTTCCACATACGAGGCGAAGAAGATATTGTGTCCAATGGGTATGAATGTAAAGAATATACATGCTTGTCCAAATGATTGTGTGCTCTTTCGCAAGGAGCATGAACATTTACACACATGTCCAAAGTGTGGAGCCTCCCGATATAAGCAGGATGGAAATAATTCTTCTATTAATGACAAGAGGCCTCCTATCAAGGTGTTGCGCTACTTACCCAGAGTGGAACGATTCAGACGTCTCTTTGCAAATTCCAATTATGCAAAGCTTGTAAGGTGGCACGTGGATGGGAGAAAATCAGATGGAATGCTCTGACACCCGGCTGACTCTCCTCAATGGAGAACCATTGATGGTAAATTCCCAGAATTTGGAGGAGAAGTTAGAAATCTATGACTAGGGCTTTGTGCAGACGGCATGAATCCGTATCGCACTCTAAGCTCTACACATAGCACTTGGCCGGTTCTTCTAACGATATATAACTTGCCTCCTTGGCTATGCATGAAGCGTAAGTACATCATGTTGACATTGTTAATCCCTGGTCCTAAAGAAGCTGGAAATAATATAGATGTTTATCTTCAGCCACTTATTGAGGATTTAAAGTTATTGTGGGATCAAGGTGAGAAGATGTATGATGCATACAGTCAGACATATTTCAATTTGTGTGCCATGATCTTCTACACTATAAGTGACATTCCCGGCTATGGTAACCTCTCAGGTTACACGATTAAAGGAGCTAAAGCATGTCCGATTTGTGAAGATGTTACGACTGATCTTCGTCTGAAGAACTGTAAAAAAAAATGTATTTATGGGTCATCGCACGTTTCTTCCACTTACTCACCCTAATCGTAAGAGGAAAAACGATTTTGATGGGACTATCGAGACTCGAGTGGCTCGTTTTCCTTTAACCGGGAAGGAGGTCTTTGAACGAGTTAAAGACATTGATGTTGTTCTTGGGAAGCTGTATAAAAAGCCAACTCCGAATAGTatttggaagaaaagatctaTATTTTGGGATCTACCATATTGGGAACACTTGCAAGTGAGACATTGCCTTGACTTTATGCATATTGAAAAAAATGTTTGTGAAAGCATTATTGGGACACTATTGAATATACCTAGTAAGACGAAGGATGGGATGAAAGCGAGGCTAGACTTGCAAGAGTTGGGTGTACGAGCTGAGTTAGCACCACAACAATCTGGTAAACGTGCGTATCTACCTCCCGCTTGTTACACTTTGTCCAGGAAAGAGAAAATAAGCTTTTGTGAGTGTTTATCAAGTGTCAAAGTTCCATCTGGATATTCCTCAAATCCTAAAAACCTTCTCTCAATGAAAGACTTGAAGCTTTTAGGTTTGAAGTCACATGATTGTCACGTGCTAATGCAACATCTTCTACCGGTTGCAATTCGAGGCATAATGCCGAGGCACGTGAGAGTGGTTATCATGAAATTGTGCTTCTTCTTTAATGTTATATGTAGCAAGGTCATCGATCCCTTGACTTTGGATAAATTGCAAGCTGATATTATAGTCACACTTTGTGAATTTGAAATGTATTTCCTATATTCATTCTTCGACATTATAGTGCATTTAGTGACTCATCTTGTGAGAGAGATAAAAATTTGTGGTCCTTTGTATGTGCGTCAAATGTATCCTTTCGAGAGGTTTCTGTGCATTTTAAAAGCATATGTGAGAAATCGGCATCATCCTGAAGCAAGCATAGTAGAAGCTTTTTCAACAGAATTTGAAAGAGGCAATTCCATTACATCACAAGATGTAAAGAAGTCTTATTATGGGGTGATTGAGGAAATCTGGGAGATTGATTACAAAGATTTCAAAGTTGCACTATTTAAATGTAAATTGTTTGATATCCGTCGTGGTGTTCGAGTGGATGAGTCAGGTTTCACTTTGGTTGACTTCAATCGGTTTGGTCATGAGGATGATCCATTTATACTTGCAACACAGGTCAAACAAGTTTTTTATATTCGAGACCCGGCTGATGTGAGGTGGTCAATTGTTCTTCAAGGTAAGCGACGTATTATTGGAGTTGATAATGTCGAAGATGAGGAAGAGTATAATCAATTTGACGAGAACCCCCCTTTCTCGATTGGCCTACAAACCACATCTATAGAAGATAGTACGGATATAAGTTATGCACGCAATGACCATGACGAAGGGGTATGGATTGATCATCAATAATGATTTGAAATACCTTCATGCCAATGAAGGTAATTTTCTACCCTATAATTAAGAACAGAAGAACTCTGACAAATTCATCTTCAATTTATTCATCTAGTGAGAGATCAGTAGATTGAGCTTGATCCTTAAGCTCTGCTGTAACCCGATATAATTGCTGAACGAGGGGTAGGCTGATCATTCTTTTCATCAAGCTTGTAGATTGTGCAACGTGAAGCTTGAGTATTTCTGTGCAATATGATTCTCACTATGATCACAGCTGGATCAATTTTTAGTCTCCTGGTATTCCTTTTCAGATTCTTATTACCTACTTCGTTTAGCTGTTTCTTCGTCCCTAGCATTGCACCCTAGTAGACACCTAGCAATTATCTTAGTGGACACAAAGTGTGTGCAGAAGTGTTGATTTTTTTTAAGTAATTCTACTTTAAAACGTTAAGTTCAACATTTCCAACCTGCAAGTCCTGAAAAAAATATTGCCTGGAGAACAGAAGCTGATATTCCTTTCTATGTATTCACAATACTCCACTGATTTTTACTCTTCTTTTagatatttcaaaattttattttcgAAAATCTAGTAATGAAGTTTTTTGGACCAGATCTAGTAATGAGTACAGTATTAATATCCAAAATTGAAATGATTCAGTAGTTTCTAATGTAAAACATAATAAGTGtagaaattaataaaaaaattcaaattttaatagGTTTTTTAGGAATAAATATGAACGAAGTAGTAGGAGTAACAGATGGTAGTTCTGATAGAAttgtaattattttttaaaaaaaattataatatattagaTAATAGTAATATATATTATAAACATAGCATGGGTGGTAGCCATGAACCGAAATAAGGTGCCTAATTAGGAGGAAGTGGGATTTTTTATTGAAATTTAGAGATAATTAAATCTCTATCAAGGTACTGTCAACATAATTTTGGACTATTAAATCTCTTGATTAGTTGGGTTGAACCCGTCAAAAAAAAGTTGTTCCTGCTTAAGATTGTGGACTTGTGATTCTTCTTTCATATTAATTCAACACTGATTCAAATCGAAATCCCGACTCAACTGGAAAATTAGTTAAATTTCTACCGTATAGATTCACAGGGTCCAGTGAATCAAACATATAGTACTTACTATACGACTGAATTATTTTGTGCTCTCAAAAGACATGACTTGAACCTGATATAAAAATCTCTTTCTAATgaaaatttcttttgaatattgCAGGTTGCAACACTTTGTCGGCTATGTGTAATACATGTAGAAAGAGGAAAAGTTGTTGCAGCTAGAGGGACTCTTTTCCCAACCAATCAGGGAGAGATGATCCATAATAACCCGATTGCCCCTCAGAATGTTAGAGTATCAGTTGATGATGTTATAACTGAATACCAATTTACTCCCCTTCCTGTTCCATGTTACGAACATGAGACAATAGGAAATGCAGCTGGTAGCTTTGTTCAATGGCCGAAGGACCTTGTGATGTTGGGACAGGTATATCTTGTTTGGTTCAATTATGAAAAGTTTCCATTAAATATAACCCAATAAATATGTCTTTGATTAGGATCCTATATTGGAAAAGAAAAAACTCCATGAGATGACGCCAATTCAAAAGTCATCAAAGGTTGAAAGTAAAGGGTCGGTGACTCCCCTGAAGCAAAGCCCTCAAGTAGTTGGTGATGACATAAATTCGAGTGATCACTGTGCAGGTTTAAGTTTCTTACTCAAAAAGATGCCCCCTTCTAAAAAATCTGATGCATTCGTTTTTGAGGAAAATAGAGATGGTCCAATATATATCACACTCGAAGATGTCAATCAGTTTTTGAGAATGAGTTGGTTAAACATACCCATTGTGGAACTGTTTTTAAAGTAAGACTCAGTCTTTCTTCCTAATTCACTTTAGAATCTATTAGCACACACATATATTGTGATAAATAATATTTGTAGGTATGTTAGCAAGTTGTGCAAACATGTTGCCATCTAGACTAGCAATACCACATAATCATGAGCATCAAAAACACAAGGACGAAGCAACTGATTACATGACAAGTCTTTTGGTTGCTAATAAGGATAAACGTTATATCCTAGCCCCTTACATCCAAGAGTAAGAATAAAATTATAGTAATTGTCAtgctatatatattatataattatattccggctaatatattatatatgttttTATTGTAGAGATCATTGGATGTTGCTACTTTTTTGTCTCAATGAAAGTGCTATATACGTGTTTGATTCGTTGAAAAAAGAAAGGAAGATACGGTTGACCACACCTGCACGAATGTATGTTAAAATTTCAAATTTCATGTTGTATAATTACTACATAGAACCTAGTCCTATAAGTGATGTGATGAAAGTATACGTATTTTACAGGGCATTTAAATTATATGTACCTCAAGGTGGATTGAAGAATAACAGAAAAGAGTTTATTTGGCATCACACCGAGGTTCAGGTATAACTTACTTTCGTTTGTTTATTTCACTTATATTATATGCTCCTCACTTTTTAGTTATTATATATGAATCTTGTTTGTTTATGTGTAGTGTCCCCAACAAAAAGGAGGCACAGAATGCGGTTTTTTCGTGATGAAGTACATGTATGACATTGTCATGCTTTCTCAAAAAAATGCCAACATGAATTGGAAAGTGGTAAGGAAACTAAAATATCGTAAATATTGGtttacaatttttaaaataaagtacAAATATTTGAAGTATGTTAAATTTTGGTAGGGTCTTGGTTCTAGAAGCTATGGTAGAAAGGAAATTAGTGAGATACGAGAGATTTGGGCTCAATTTTTTACTCTTGAATGTCTATAGTCAGGTAATTTTTTTCAGTACATGTCATTAATTCATGTTCACAATAAATATTGCCATTAATtcatattttttgaataatttattCCATAAATGATTTTATGTACTAATATAAACTTCTTTTTTCAGGGCATGGTACTTGGAGATACAAGAAGAGAGTGCAGAACAATTACAAGAAGTCTAGATATCATCAAGAATCGAGTTAGTCTGAGGGATTTGTCATGAAAACATTAGTTTTCGATGAATTTTTGTAAATATTGGGTTGTAAACTAAAATTATGAACAATtccaaatttattttaatataatttgtgAACCTTTTTTAATTTTTTGGTGTAATATGTGTAGTAaacaggataaaaatgatcagGAAAAAACAATTGATCAGGCAAAAAAATGCAATTATAGACCTAAGGCGTCGGCATTTTAGGACCCGGCACATTTGCTCTACAACATTTAGCGTCGGCATTTTAGTGAGACCGACGCAATTGATAAGCACAATAGTGTCGGCATATTAAGAAGACCGACACAACAGGTCTAAGATTTAGCGTCGGTTTTTTAATTGACCGACACTGTTTGTAAAACTATAACGTCGGTTGTTTAATTGACCGACACTGTTTGTAAAACTATAGCGTCGGTTTTCTTTCCTTCTGCGTGTGTTATCTAACCGACGCTAAAAAGTTTTTTGCGTCGACCATTTAACCGACGCTGTAGGCATTTACCTACAGCGTCCCCTGCATTTACTACGCTAAAAAACCGACGCCTTAGGCCTTTTTTGACCGACGCCTTAGGTCTTTTCTGTACTAGTGTACTGACTGAATAGGTTCtaggtattctaagcagtgaattcgtattatccggatagtcgcatatgctgagaagtattcctcacgatgtagaataaatatgattaattaattaatcatatttattgaattagagaatttatataaataatgataaaatagttttattattatttatttctactaccggcttaatattgaacctacagggtcacaccataaaagagaatgatttaatggtggaagaattaattaataatggttgataattatttatttatgaaataaataattaattggaaaatttaataattgattaaatgagatttaattgattttatattaattaagaaaaggtttttaatattattaattaagaatttaatttttcagaaattaaatcaagagagagaattatttctaaagtgtttagaaaaaagattaataactaaaaggtgttttaattattaatgagaataataaagggttaataataatattttatggaaaaaatttcagctgaaaattttgcttaaaaatatactattatagaccctatttttgcctcaaaccaaaaagatttacaaaaccctaattctctccatctcctcctccttcattacatcgttttcttggtggataccggtggagtgcttcacacttgagtagcagctgctaaggatctccgttcatcatttttggatcgccattaaagacctccatctttccattaacttaaagcttcttaaggtaaacatactgaactacgaattaaatattatttttcgcatggaacctgcggagggtttcgttttttttaagatttaaatttacgttttcgttgcgtttatgtgctaaaaacccttcaatggcatcagagctacttgcgaaaagtttttaattcgtttatgtgtttaactgttttcgatatatgagcatgtacgtgattcgccatgatttgatgttgatataatatgcttatatatgtatggttttgaatatatgatattcatgtgagttgtataatcataagatgattatgtaatctgtatatatactgatatatacatgatttatgtttgttctaattatgagaatcatattagatacggattctgaattggctgctgcaggtttgctgaaatctgggtctggtgtccgatttacgcataccctattccataggtaaacgagcgtctgaacaaaactgatagcctATGCTATtaacgactcatctgtaaggcgtttgacgtcgtttactgcccgtaaacagtgattcttatttttctgatttgattctgatttttctgatttttgtcatattttctttttatgattagatcatggataatatgatatgttaagatcagattatatgttttaacatgcttttatgtgttgtatgagcatggtggatggttatggcctttcgaccttagtgtaatggttttggttttggttttaaatacgacttgcatgtcgtcaatctttgtaatcataaatctcgaatgtaactcgagttattcttgtaagttcattagattagttttactttcaatcatgtaatgtaattgaagactcaagaaggctatccaatggaggtgatacaaagaagaagacgaggcatacaagaagtctaaacaaagaagaagacttatggaataagtagttgtatttatttccatcaccatattagattgaccttgatctttatcatgagcttgataaagatcacatatgatggggccataaccaaacgtatttactttattgcactttacatttacttgtttatttaattttatatatgagatatatgcctatatttaccatgcgatgatagatttaggtgaacttaaatcaatataaggcgtgctctagataatctagaataggaatcgtttcttgccttaacaataaatattatgaatacgatcatgagattcttgtgtttatgaaacacgtaattgaatatagattttcaatattgagagaaaggatgattctgtcaataacagatttctatctgtaagaaagggttattaagtgacgtctcttgacaatgctccacccgatctgggaatcatctgattatcgattattgatttgaaatatttaatttaaaaggaagaatctctttataatatgattatgattgtaacgtaatataatccctctaaaattaaataatatcaagtagtaattggccaatgacacaacgggcttgtgtcggtcatagccttccaacatggtaaaaagtggttcttatttttaaatcattgtcgttttgtgctacagccgagggctttgatttcgaaataagaaatacttgtctattacatagagatgtgtacattgaattagaatctaaagttcggtacgtgctacagtcgtgggccgttggagactgattcaattgtacgaaatgttgggttagacttgacttagaatattgagtttgtcgtgccacagccgtgactcaattattcaagaggctaaacttatattagggaataacataagatgtaattgacaagagttgtctgcatattgaacatcacatgatgtttcttgccacagccgaggttgtgtgatgaaatgtaggatccctattcccactagcattatgaatgcttaattttcacttagggggttgaaaaaattagataaactagtgggagacacttatgaataaagacccgattcatatagtattttgaaatgaaattgaatatttgctaagtgttgttatgtgtttatcatttacagatttactatattcgtcatgtcttctgcactatcactccgaagtatactagatgctcacaagttgactgatcctaatttagctgtttgttttcactgtaacaagttgggacactggaagaggaactgcaaggtttaccttacagaattgaagaataaGAAGGGTAGTAatactaccgcttctgattcaggcatgttcatgattgaagttaatatgtcactaggtcaaatttctacttgggtattagataccgcctgtggttctcatatttgcaattcgttgcaaggactaaagggaagtatgactcttgaaaaagatgaggtgattctacgtatgggcaatggagcaagggttgcggccatatctgtaggatcatttagtttacatatgcctacaggcaagactattattttgaataattgttattatattccctctattgtgaggaatattttttatatccctatgttggatttggatggtttttcatttattattaagaataatgaatattctatccttaaagataatgttctttatggacgtggtattataaataatggtctgtatgtatgtgacgtagagcatgatttacttcagattgaacaaactaataaaagaaaacgagatgatgaaaatatgacctatttatggcactgtaggctaggtcatattagtgaaaacagactgcggacattgcataaggaagggttacttgacccctttgattttgaatcatatcctccatgcgagtcttgtctattgggtaaaatgaccaaatctccatttaatggacatggagagagggctgcagatttgctaggattggtacacacagatgtatgtggaccaatgtctacgcaagccatgggtggattttcgtacttcattactttcatagatgatagatctagattcggatatgtgtatttgatgaaacacaagtctgaagcctttgaaaagttcaaagaatataaacatgaagtggagaaataaaccaaacacagtattataactcttctatcagatcgaggtggtgaatacttgaatggagagtttctagattatctcaaagaaaatggtatagtctcccagtggactcctccatatactccacagttgaatggggtatctgaaaggagaaatcgaactttgttagacatggtttggtccatgatgagctatgcgaatcttccagtattcctatggggttatgcattggaaacctcagcatatttactgaataaggtgccttccaaatctgttcctcaaacaccatatgagatatggaaagaaaggaaaccgagtcttaaacacgttaagatttggggatgtctagcttatatcaagaaagttgacccagataagctggaatctcgatccgtaaaatataattttgtgggatatcctaaagagactttggggtattacttttataccgatcatcgggtgtttgtctccagacatgctaccttcttggaaaaggagtttatccttgaaggaaacagtgggagcaaaattgaacttgatgaagttcaagaagcacaaactactacggatcaagtggaaacacctgttcagactgaacaaccttttgtggaacagcccattcgtaggacagggagagtgtctcgccaacctgagaggtattatggccttgtcattgagaatgacaatgagttataaatcattgatgatgacgaccctgtgacctataatgaggctatgagtagtgttgactcagagaaatggtatagtgccatgaaatccgaaatgtaatctatgtataccaaccaagtatggactctggttgaggcgcctgaaggtgttaagcctattgggtgcaagtgggtgtacaaaagaaagattggagcagatggccaggtggagacatataaggccaggctcgtggcaaaaggattcaaacaaaggcaagggattgactttgatgaaacttttttctcctgtagccctgttaaaatcaattcggattttgcttgcgattgctgcttactacgactatgagatctggcaaatggacgtgaaaacggccttcctcaatggggaacttgaggaggaagtgtatatgacacatccagagggttttctttccaagggaaatgaacacctagtgtgtaagctgctgtgaaccatatatggtttaaagcaagcttctcgtagatggaacatccgttttgatgagacaatcaaaaagtttggttttatcaaaaacatagatgaaccatgtgtctacaagaaggttagtgggagcgcggtaatatttttgtattatatgtggatgacatacttcttataggaaatgatataccgatgctacaatcagtcaaagtatggctatcaaagaacttcaccatgaaggacttgggagaagcatcctacattcccggtatgaagatctatagagatagatctagagaatgataggtcttacccagggtacatacatccagaaagtgcttaaaaggtttagcatggaaaactccaaaagaggtctcataccgatgagccatggagtgtccctttccgaaaaaaaatgtctcctaagacacttgaggaaagagagcgtatgagtaagattccttatgcttcagcaataggatctatcatgtacgcgatgttgtgtacaaggcccgatgttgcttattcaattagtgtgacgagcagatatcagtccaatccaggtgaagaccactggaaagcagtgaaaaacatccttaagtacttgcgaaggactcaggacatttttcttgtttttgctggtgaatctgagttgaaaatagaggagatgtcaacgtcgagagagttgacacacataacaatgtagcagacccactcataaagccactttctcaaagtcactttgatcgtcataaagataagatgggtattagataccagagtgattggctttagtacaagtgggagattgaaagagatatgtcctaagtccaatcatgtatgaggatttatgaataacttttatgtaatctgttttgatttcattgatattaataaaagacttgttttgtttttattacgggctctatctatttaaatgtttaaataagatataccacagtttagagtaaagctttttaaggattatgatgagatcataataatgagaccaaaaagatgataactctaaacttaaatagttcctggtcgtaggattactaactggtaattaataatccgtaaagatcggtgcatactatgcttgcttcattatgaaggatgtctgttctcatagacatttgtgtggtgacactatagctagtatgtaggtgcttattatagaataagttcactgaacatgactcacacagctgaacaactgatggagttcactcacgtgtcagcagttgttcacatagtgatagttgtacaagtatccttagacttgaggtcaatatagtcatcttatgtacactgaactatgctttggtttagttcttagtctcaagggataattataagggctctactgggtataggaatttgtacacgaagatagtgtatggtcaataaaggatctaccccttccagtgtaggaagagaatgttcaatgctgatccacttatgttagttcagaaatctctggccagagtgaataaaattataaaggagtttctaatttatattaaatagaactaagcatagtgaatgggaaagcaagtgattaaataagataggcttgacacaagttccatgccttgtatttaatcgtgatattgcagggtaaaaggaattaattgtatggtaactactcactgaataggttcttggtattctaagcagtgaattcgtattatccggatagtcgcgatatgctgagaagtacccctcacgatgtagaataaatatgattaattaattaataatatttaatgaattagagaatttatataaataatgataaaatagttttattattatttatttctactaccggcttaatattgaagctacagggtcacaccataaaagagaatgatttaatggtggaggaattaattaataatggctgataattatttatttatgaaataaataattaattggaaaatttaataattgattaaatatgatttaattgattataaattaattaagaaaaggtttttaatattattaattaagaatttaatttttggaaattaactcaagagagagaattatttctaaagtgtttggaaaaaggattaataattaaaaggtgttttaattattaatgagaataataaagggttaataataataatattttatgggaaaattttcagctgaaaattttgcctataaatatactattatagaccctatttttgcctcaaaccaaaaagatttacaaaatcctaattctctccatctcctcctccttcattacatcgttttctaggtggataccggtggagtgcttcacacttgaggagcagctgctaaggatctccgtttatcatttttggatcgccattaaagacctccatctttccattaacgtaaagcttcttaa
Encoded here:
- the LOC141665456 gene encoding uncharacterized protein LOC141665456, with product MDRLTWMYKIPRVSHAYVNGVNEFIACAVENLKKKQIEHGKEDRITCPCRDCYNMKNYPNIDTVREHLFRRGFMEDYTKWIWHGEGIHTSKTETSSKIYESYGDSMPRNEEDDAENDRVKEMMQDVEEILVHQPEVLENLVDDSKKPLYHGCNVQFTRLSTTLKLCKLKVKNGWSDKSFTKMLKLLAEMLPAKNELLTSTYEAKKILCPMGMNVKNIHACPNDCVLFRKEHEHLHTCPKCGASRYKQDGNNSSINDKRPPIKVLRYLPRVERFRRLFANSNYAKLVRWHVDGRKSDGML
- the LOC141665458 gene encoding uncharacterized protein LOC141665458 — protein: MGHRTFLPLTHPNRKRKNDFDGTIETRVARFPLTGKEVFERVKDIDVVLGKLYKKPTPNSIWKKRSIFWDLPYWEHLQVRHCLDFMHIEKNVCESIIGTLLNIPSKTKDGMKARLDLQELGVRAELAPQQSGKRAYLPPACYTLSRKEKISFCECLSSVKVPSGYSSNPKNLLSMKDLKLLGLKSHDCHVLMQHLLPVAIRGIMPRHVRVVIMKLCFFFNVICSKVIDPLTLDKLQADIIVTLCEFEMYFLYSFFDIIVHLVTHLVREIKICGPLYVRQMYPFERFLCILKAYVRNRHHPEASIVEAFSTEFERGNSITSQDVKKSYYGVIEEIWEIDYKDFKVALFKCKLFDIRRGVRVDESGFTLVDFNRFGHEDDPFILATQVKQVFYIRDPADVRWSIVLQGKRRIIGVDNVEDEEEYNQFDENPPFSIGLQTTSIEDSTDISYARNDHDEGVWIDHQ